In Xanthomonas sp. SI, the following are encoded in one genomic region:
- a CDS encoding TonB-dependent receptor: MSSLSERAAPLFPSSWRRAQRPGPLTAAICTALALAATAPAALAQDASADGAAATTLEKVTVTGSHIRRVDAETASPVITIDRQRIEDSGQDTLGQLLQQLPAMAGNMPNISLNSGFSHGRALVSLRNLGAERTLVLVNGHRMAGPASSVSAAPGVDINAIPAAMVERIEVLTDGASSVYGSDAIAGVVNIILKDKYDGAAATVDYGQSTHGDGNRRSVGVEWGKTWERGGLILGLSRSSMNALYDEDRSYAKTAVNYLNGQVVERRGNGTRAFLGDGSVLTPNSGLAPGAVDAGDFRTYNSATDGYNSYYGQYLITPVQRTNFSAHASFDFTPNVQGYLDMFWTRSETTSQLTAYGLELPNAAQNYYNPFGSQLSRYLLRSEAANTRVYTSTMYQTNIVAGLRGKFADTSWQWDAAAGYARYKDTLVRNGFSITSALNNAVGASFLDSDGVVKCGTPGNVISGCTPINVFNPDDPATIAGIKATQSAVDLIDESTMKFAEASVNGDLFAMPAGMVQAAFGLSFRKNGFSQGTSNPVAAADPEGGCDYNDGCIMNQGHDETIKEAYAEVLIPLLKDVPGAQALNLNLGTRYSKYDYWGNTTNSKIALEWRPIDNLLIRATGSEVFRAPALGDLYGSPFKSVVDDTGTYTDPCNGYTGGGNAAACANVPTNGSFVNTSSFNVLTTGSANAGFAIKPEQGRSYNVGAVYDPGWANGLSVNLDSWRVTLDDMINGTGLDQVLQNCYDGQSAYCPLIQRNASGQLVNVTVPFAINSGKVDIRGYDIGIKYALRDTAWGNFQAGIDATFLSSYKFSGDDHNYVGEMSSYGNMPRWRASFNLAWDNGPWHASWNTRLLGPTTVGSAYEDFCVNTAADGSCVYFKVGTVTYHDVSLSRKFESLHTTLSAGANNVGNRKPPQYYGYASAANTDAFTYDTLGRYFWARLRTEF, translated from the coding sequence ATGTCGTCTTTGTCTGAACGCGCTGCGCCGCTCTTCCCGTCTTCGTGGCGCCGTGCGCAGCGGCCGGGCCCGCTGACAGCGGCGATCTGTACCGCACTGGCGCTGGCCGCCACGGCGCCGGCCGCACTGGCGCAGGACGCCAGCGCCGATGGCGCGGCCGCCACCACGCTGGAAAAGGTCACGGTGACCGGCAGCCATATCCGCCGCGTCGATGCGGAGACCGCCAGCCCGGTGATCACCATCGACCGGCAGCGGATCGAGGACAGCGGCCAGGACACGCTCGGCCAGCTGTTGCAGCAACTGCCGGCGATGGCCGGCAACATGCCCAACATCTCGCTCAATTCCGGCTTCAGCCACGGCCGCGCGCTGGTCTCGCTGCGCAACCTCGGCGCCGAGCGCACCCTGGTGCTGGTCAATGGCCACCGCATGGCCGGACCGGCCAGCAGCGTGTCCGCCGCGCCCGGCGTGGACATCAACGCGATCCCGGCGGCGATGGTGGAACGCATCGAGGTGCTGACCGACGGCGCGTCCTCGGTGTACGGCTCCGATGCCATCGCCGGCGTGGTCAACATCATCCTCAAGGACAAGTACGACGGCGCCGCCGCGACCGTCGACTACGGCCAGAGCACCCACGGCGACGGCAACCGCCGTTCGGTAGGCGTGGAGTGGGGCAAGACCTGGGAGCGCGGCGGGCTGATCCTGGGCCTGAGCCGCAGCTCGATGAACGCGCTATACGACGAAGACCGCAGCTACGCCAAGACCGCGGTGAACTATCTCAATGGCCAAGTGGTGGAACGCCGCGGCAACGGCACCCGCGCCTTCCTCGGCGACGGCAGCGTGCTGACCCCGAACAGCGGCCTGGCGCCCGGCGCGGTCGATGCCGGCGATTTCCGCACCTACAACAGTGCCACCGATGGCTATAACTCCTATTACGGCCAATACCTGATCACCCCGGTGCAGCGCACCAACTTCTCCGCCCACGCCAGCTTCGATTTCACCCCGAACGTGCAGGGCTACCTGGACATGTTCTGGACCCGCAGCGAGACCACCTCGCAGCTGACCGCCTACGGCCTGGAGCTGCCCAACGCCGCGCAGAACTACTACAACCCGTTCGGCAGCCAGCTGTCGCGCTACCTGCTGCGCTCGGAGGCGGCCAACACCCGCGTCTACACCTCCACCATGTACCAGACCAACATCGTGGCCGGGTTGCGCGGCAAGTTCGCCGACACCAGCTGGCAGTGGGATGCGGCGGCCGGCTATGCGCGCTACAAGGACACCCTGGTGCGCAACGGCTTCTCGATCACCTCGGCGCTGAACAACGCGGTCGGCGCCTCGTTCCTGGACAGCGACGGCGTGGTCAAGTGCGGCACGCCGGGCAACGTGATCTCCGGCTGTACCCCGATCAACGTGTTCAACCCGGACGATCCGGCGACCATCGCCGGGATCAAGGCCACCCAGAGCGCGGTCGACCTGATCGACGAGAGCACCATGAAGTTCGCCGAGGCCAGCGTCAACGGCGACCTGTTCGCGATGCCGGCGGGCATGGTGCAGGCCGCGTTCGGGCTGTCGTTCCGCAAGAACGGGTTCTCGCAGGGCACCAGCAATCCGGTCGCCGCCGCCGATCCCGAAGGCGGTTGCGACTACAACGACGGCTGCATCATGAACCAGGGCCACGACGAGACGATCAAGGAAGCCTACGCCGAAGTGCTGATCCCGCTGCTCAAGGACGTGCCCGGCGCGCAGGCGCTGAACCTCAACCTGGGCACGCGCTATTCCAAGTACGACTACTGGGGCAACACCACCAACAGCAAGATCGCGCTGGAATGGCGCCCGATCGACAACCTGCTGATCCGCGCCACCGGCTCGGAAGTGTTCCGCGCGCCGGCGCTGGGCGACCTGTACGGTTCGCCGTTCAAGTCGGTGGTGGACGATACCGGCACCTACACCGACCCGTGCAACGGCTATACCGGCGGCGGCAACGCCGCGGCCTGCGCCAACGTGCCGACCAACGGCAGCTTCGTCAACACCTCTTCGTTCAACGTGCTGACCACCGGCTCGGCCAATGCCGGCTTCGCGATCAAGCCCGAGCAGGGCCGCTCCTACAACGTCGGTGCGGTCTACGATCCGGGCTGGGCGAATGGCCTGTCGGTGAACCTGGACAGCTGGCGGGTCACCCTCGACGACATGATCAACGGCACCGGCCTGGATCAGGTGCTGCAGAACTGCTACGACGGCCAGAGCGCGTACTGCCCGTTGATCCAGCGCAACGCCAGCGGGCAACTGGTCAACGTGACCGTGCCGTTCGCGATCAACAGCGGCAAGGTCGATATCCGCGGCTACGACATCGGCATCAAGTACGCGTTGCGCGATACCGCCTGGGGCAACTTCCAGGCCGGCATCGATGCCACCTTCCTGTCCAGCTACAAGTTCAGCGGCGACGACCACAACTACGTCGGCGAGATGTCCAGCTACGGCAACATGCCGCGCTGGCGCGCCAGCTTCAACCTGGCCTGGGACAACGGGCCGTGGCACGCCAGCTGGAACACCCGCCTGCTCGGCCCGACCACGGTCGGCAGCGCCTACGAGGACTTCTGCGTGAACACCGCCGCCGACGGCAGCTGCGTCTACTTCAAGGTCGGCACGGTGACCTACCACGACGTCTCGCTGAGCCGGAAGTTCGAGAGCCTGCACACCACGCTGTCGGCCGGCGCCAACAACGTCGGCAACCGCAAGCCGCCGCAGTACTACGGCTATGCGAGCGCGGCCAATACCGACGCGTTCACCTACGACACGCTGGGACGCTACTTCTGGGCGCGGCTCAGGACCGAGTTTTGA
- a CDS encoding APC family permease gives MTTQGKFHKRLSLTDLTFIGLGSIFGSGWLFSASHVSAIAGPAGIVSWIAGGVAVLLLGLVYCELGAALPRAGGVVRYPEYSHGALLGWLMGFITLIAFSSLIAIEVEAARQYAAAWFPSLNQAGSTHPSVAGWLLQLALLVAFFLLNYFSVKTFATANNIVSVFKFLVPVLVIVLLMAHFNPQNLHVQGFAPSGAAGVEAAISAGGIIFAYLGLTPIVSVASEVRDPQRNIPIALILSVALSTVIYVLLQLAFLGSVPAAYLTQGWGGIDKAFALPYHDIALALGMGWLAALVICDAMISPSGTGNIYMNATPRVVYGWARSGGFLSVLTRVDAKSGIPRPALWLSLALSVFWTLPFPSWETLIQVVSAALVLSYAVAPVTVAALRRSAPQLPRPFLLRGFAVLGPLSFIVAALIVYWSTWNTLSWLLGLQVAMFALYVLYRLPSAAGRAQLWRQVRGALWLIGFFVLVLLVSYLGTFGGTGQIAHPWDTLSVAVIAFGCYHWGARTGLRSDELALEEDDGE, from the coding sequence ATGACCACACAAGGCAAGTTCCACAAGCGTCTGAGCCTGACCGACCTGACCTTCATCGGGCTCGGTTCGATCTTCGGCTCCGGTTGGCTGTTCTCGGCCAGCCATGTGTCGGCCATCGCCGGCCCGGCCGGCATCGTGTCGTGGATCGCCGGTGGCGTGGCGGTGCTGCTGCTGGGGCTGGTTTATTGCGAACTGGGCGCGGCGCTGCCGCGTGCCGGCGGGGTGGTGCGCTACCCGGAGTACTCGCACGGCGCGCTGCTCGGCTGGCTGATGGGCTTCATCACCCTGATCGCGTTCTCCAGCCTGATCGCGATCGAGGTCGAGGCGGCGCGGCAGTACGCCGCCGCCTGGTTCCCGTCGTTGAACCAGGCCGGCAGCACCCATCCCAGCGTGGCCGGCTGGCTGCTGCAGTTGGCGCTGCTGGTGGCGTTCTTCCTGCTCAACTACTTCAGCGTCAAGACCTTCGCCACCGCCAACAACATCGTCAGCGTGTTCAAGTTCCTGGTGCCGGTGCTGGTGATCGTGCTGCTGATGGCCCACTTCAATCCGCAGAACCTGCACGTGCAGGGCTTCGCGCCATCGGGTGCGGCCGGCGTGGAGGCGGCGATCTCGGCCGGCGGCATCATCTTCGCCTACCTGGGGTTGACCCCGATCGTGTCGGTGGCCAGCGAGGTACGCGATCCGCAGCGCAACATCCCCATCGCGCTGATCCTGTCGGTGGCGCTGTCCACGGTCATCTACGTGCTGCTGCAGCTGGCGTTCCTGGGCAGCGTGCCGGCCGCGTACCTGACCCAGGGCTGGGGCGGTATCGACAAGGCGTTCGCGCTGCCGTACCACGACATCGCACTCGCCCTGGGCATGGGCTGGCTGGCGGCGCTGGTGATCTGCGATGCGATGATCTCGCCCAGCGGCACCGGCAACATCTACATGAACGCCACGCCGCGCGTGGTCTACGGCTGGGCGCGCAGCGGCGGCTTCCTGTCGGTGCTGACCCGGGTCGACGCCAAGTCCGGCATCCCGCGTCCGGCGCTGTGGCTGAGCCTGGCGCTGTCGGTGTTCTGGACCCTGCCGTTCCCGTCGTGGGAGACGCTGATCCAGGTGGTGTCGGCGGCGCTGGTGCTGAGCTATGCGGTGGCGCCGGTGACCGTGGCCGCGCTGCGCCGCAGTGCGCCGCAGCTGCCGCGGCCGTTCCTGCTGCGCGGCTTCGCCGTGCTCGGGCCGCTGTCGTTCATCGTCGCCGCGCTGATCGTCTACTGGTCCACCTGGAACACGCTGTCGTGGCTGCTCGGCCTGCAGGTCGCGATGTTCGCGCTGTATGTGCTGTACCGGCTGCCGAGCGCGGCCGGACGCGCGCAGCTGTGGCGGCAGGTGCGCGGCGCGCTGTGGCTGATCGGGTTCTTCGTGCTGGTGTTGCTGGTGTCCTACCTGGGCACCTTCGGCGGCACCGGCCAGATCGCGCATCCGTGGGACACGCTGAGCGTGGCGGTGATCGCGTTCGGTTGCTACCACTGGGGCGCGCGCACCGGGTTGCGCAGCGACGAGCTGGCGCTGGAAGAGGACGACGGGGAATAG
- a CDS encoding S9 family peptidase: MNRFAASIVLAAVSFAGHAQAAPSAADYQRSLGLREAWMTLTENVAWPAQWRDDGTFYYRKTVPGGFAFVREDVATQSKQPAFDALRLARGLSAATGTEYPALRLPFDRFSYAADAGRDNAAIVFQIDYAPWRCTLADYVCARADAGPQPRPRGFGVVRDPAVAADNTPRRSPDGRWDAFADGHDIVLRSVADGHVLRLSDDGRADDFYDPETLAWSPDSQRLALYKVRPGFARRVTRVEAAPPGGGQPRVRTQLYPKPGDAVDIERPVLFDLAGVSAGAGARRIAIDDALFANPYQLSPIQWRTDGRSFVFDYVQRGFQRMRAIAVDAASGRARVAVGEDARTFVYADRSYRHDVDGLGKEILWISERDGWRHLYLFDGESGKVKAQVTKGEWIVRDVLRVDDAQRRIWFSASGMDAGKDPYYRQLFAVDFDGRHLTRLTTADADHDVAIADDGRHYVDTYSRPDLPPLMELHAIDGTLLQVVERGDIGKLQAAGWRAPQTFVAKGRDGRTDIWGMVVRPRDYDPHKTYPVIENIYAGPHDSFVPKTFWPFGYHSGGDKQIGMQAQADLGFIVVMIDGMGTANRSKAFHDVAWKNLGDSGFPDRIAWHKALAAKDPSYDISRIGIYGASAGGQSTLGALERHPDFYKVGVAFAGCYDNRMDKISWNEQWMGWPVDASYAAASGVDNAAKLRGELLLIVGEQDSNVDPASTAQVVDALIKAGKDFDLLNVPGGEHTVGRSTGPIDYVQRRQYDFFVRHLLGAQTPRWNAISAGGAK, from the coding sequence ATGAACAGATTCGCTGCATCGATCGTGCTGGCCGCGGTGTCCTTCGCCGGCCATGCCCAGGCCGCGCCCAGTGCCGCCGACTACCAGCGCTCGCTCGGCCTGCGCGAGGCGTGGATGACGCTGACCGAGAACGTCGCCTGGCCGGCGCAATGGCGCGACGACGGCACGTTCTATTACCGCAAGACGGTGCCCGGCGGCTTCGCCTTCGTGCGCGAGGACGTGGCCACGCAAAGCAAGCAGCCGGCGTTCGATGCGCTGCGGCTGGCGCGTGGGCTGAGCGCCGCGACCGGGACCGAGTACCCGGCGCTGCGGCTGCCGTTCGACCGCTTCAGCTATGCGGCCGACGCCGGCCGCGACAACGCCGCGATCGTGTTCCAGATCGACTACGCGCCGTGGCGCTGCACGCTCGCCGACTATGTCTGTGCGCGCGCCGATGCCGGCCCGCAGCCGCGGCCGCGCGGCTTCGGCGTGGTCCGCGATCCGGCGGTGGCCGCCGACAACACGCCGCGGCGTTCGCCGGACGGGCGCTGGGATGCGTTCGCCGACGGTCACGATATCGTGCTGCGCAGCGTCGCCGACGGCCACGTGCTGCGCCTGAGCGACGACGGTCGCGCCGACGATTTCTACGATCCGGAAACGCTGGCCTGGTCCCCGGATTCGCAGCGGCTTGCGCTGTACAAGGTGCGTCCGGGTTTCGCGCGGCGGGTGACGCGGGTGGAGGCGGCGCCGCCTGGCGGCGGCCAGCCGCGCGTGCGTACCCAGCTGTATCCCAAGCCCGGCGACGCGGTGGATATCGAGCGGCCGGTGCTGTTCGATCTCGCCGGCGTGTCCGCGGGCGCCGGCGCGCGGCGCATCGCCATCGACGATGCGCTGTTCGCCAATCCGTACCAGCTGTCGCCGATCCAGTGGCGCACCGACGGCCGCAGCTTCGTGTTCGACTACGTGCAGCGCGGCTTCCAGCGCATGCGCGCGATCGCGGTGGACGCGGCCAGCGGCCGCGCGCGCGTGGCGGTGGGCGAGGACGCCAGGACCTTCGTCTACGCCGACCGCAGCTATCGCCACGACGTGGACGGACTCGGCAAGGAGATCCTGTGGATCTCCGAACGCGACGGCTGGCGCCATCTCTATCTGTTCGATGGCGAAAGCGGCAAGGTCAAGGCGCAGGTCACCAAGGGCGAATGGATCGTGCGCGACGTGCTGCGCGTGGACGACGCGCAGCGCCGCATCTGGTTTTCCGCCAGTGGCATGGATGCGGGCAAGGACCCGTACTACCGGCAGCTGTTCGCGGTGGATTTCGACGGCCGCCACCTGACCCGGCTGACCACCGCCGACGCCGACCACGACGTGGCCATCGCCGACGACGGCCGCCATTACGTGGACACCTATTCGCGCCCGGACCTGCCGCCGCTGATGGAGTTGCACGCCATCGACGGCACGCTGCTGCAGGTGGTGGAGCGCGGCGACATCGGCAAGCTGCAGGCCGCCGGCTGGCGCGCGCCGCAGACCTTCGTGGCCAAGGGCCGCGACGGTCGCACCGACATCTGGGGCATGGTGGTGCGCCCGCGCGACTACGACCCGCACAAGACATACCCGGTGATCGAGAACATCTACGCCGGCCCGCACGACAGTTTCGTGCCCAAGACCTTCTGGCCGTTCGGCTACCACTCCGGCGGCGACAAGCAGATCGGCATGCAGGCGCAGGCCGACCTGGGCTTCATCGTGGTGATGATCGACGGCATGGGCACCGCCAACCGCTCCAAGGCGTTCCACGACGTGGCCTGGAAGAACCTCGGCGATTCCGGCTTCCCCGATCGCATCGCCTGGCACAAGGCGCTGGCGGCCAAGGACCCGTCCTACGACATCTCCCGCATCGGCATCTACGGCGCCTCGGCCGGCGGGCAGAGCACGCTCGGCGCGCTGGAACGGCATCCGGACTTCTACAAGGTGGGCGTGGCGTTCGCCGGCTGCTACGACAACCGCATGGACAAGATCAGCTGGAACGAGCAATGGATGGGCTGGCCGGTGGACGCCAGCTACGCCGCCGCCTCCGGCGTGGACAACGCGGCCAAACTGCGTGGCGAATTGCTGCTGATCGTCGGCGAGCAGGACAGCAACGTCGATCCGGCCTCGACCGCGCAGGTGGTGGATGCCTTGATCAAGGCCGGCAAGGATTTCGACCTGTTGAACGTGCCCGGCGGCGAGCACACGGTAGGCCGCTCTACTGGCCCGATCGATTACGTGCAGCGGCGCCAGTACGACTTCTTCGTACGGCATCTGCTGGGCGCGCAGACGCCGCGCTGGAATGCGATTTCCGCAGGAGGAGCGAAATGA
- a CDS encoding flagellar basal body rod C-terminal domain-containing protein: MSSIASVSSIALSGMRAAASGLQARANNVANAATEGFQRQVTANQEAPGGGVSVQVQAAGGEGSDLVDDMVGGLSARNDFQANARVLRAADDTIGSLLDVLA, encoded by the coding sequence ATGAGTTCCATCGCCTCGGTGTCCTCGATCGCCCTGTCCGGCATGCGCGCCGCCGCATCCGGCCTGCAGGCGCGCGCGAACAATGTCGCCAACGCCGCCACCGAAGGCTTCCAGCGCCAGGTCACGGCCAACCAGGAAGCGCCCGGCGGCGGCGTGAGCGTGCAGGTGCAGGCGGCGGGCGGCGAGGGCAGCGACCTGGTCGACGACATGGTCGGCGGGCTGTCCGCACGCAACGATTTCCAGGCCAACGCGCGGGTACTGCGCGCGGCTGACGACACCATCGGCAGCCTGCTCGACGTCCTGGCCTGA
- a CDS encoding Tat pathway signal protein, whose protein sequence is MDRRDFLRQGLAVGAVAGVEALAGGIAAPANAAPATPPAPAAPRLQPLAADALAGHTLQCRFTEAGAQWQVYEDLRSADGDLTLLGPGGALVLGKRTEAVYPSAQAPYFGMKLADVAMAEADLLADRLLRYGDPRMDEVRDAAPPPASQLDPKDYNGRLPWTTFVGTRECADTMPVYPDGRTRAYRALHAFPELGKAELVARRHEGLIGGWMPAVRKVVPAGEGRYYDVLLFADVLATDRFIVQTWHRSALVEHGQVTKVVYGYSYPDYPPRRGPRSAEDFYRGLLAFAGYWQGLLADTVQAQLPDASWSDMARFAFARELVVRPGGTYPKYGAVDRDYYGNEYDGFQDTFTSSLYANLEWGRFAQAAAVLDGYFSDFVQDDGMVNMRGAETGQFGLTLSLLARYLRYTGDAALLRKHRGKIEATVQVLLELHDASLKLPAKTPGYGLIHGWNESDACLFPDPTLWWKPYYANSALAIRGWQDIAAVWTAIAGPGAQAVATQWQRRAQQLTAQLHKTLRANIRRDLKPAYIGPLPGVKLTFRQSLQQESPSEQGWPHRAYAELLQADVLPNDLAHLVIDCVRGHGGTSLGVVGNIAPPTPEGRDLLGFISYGYAQQLLRLDRIEEYLLFLYAHRYHVHTRGSWTAGEVSGITGGMPLFCIPAQMTIPLLLRWMLVFEDSAGEELFLARALPREWLGSGEEIAIAAAPTRWGAVSLTLRGDPARKRIDGTLTLPAQAPARTWLTLRVPAGTQLREVLIDGRAVALSGPRNERVQVPAGAAREMTISAAYG, encoded by the coding sequence ATGGATCGGAGAGATTTCCTGCGCCAGGGGCTGGCGGTCGGCGCAGTCGCCGGTGTCGAAGCCCTGGCCGGCGGCATCGCCGCGCCCGCCAACGCCGCGCCGGCCACGCCGCCAGCGCCGGCGGCGCCACGCCTGCAACCGCTGGCCGCCGATGCGCTCGCCGGCCACACCCTGCAGTGCCGCTTCACCGAGGCCGGCGCGCAGTGGCAGGTGTACGAAGATCTGCGCAGCGCCGATGGCGACCTGACCCTGCTCGGCCCCGGCGGCGCGCTGGTGCTCGGCAAGCGCACCGAAGCGGTCTACCCCAGCGCGCAGGCGCCGTACTTCGGCATGAAGCTGGCCGACGTCGCAATGGCCGAAGCCGACCTGCTCGCCGACCGCCTGCTGCGCTACGGCGATCCGCGCATGGACGAAGTACGCGATGCGGCGCCGCCGCCGGCCTCGCAACTGGATCCCAAGGACTACAACGGGCGCCTGCCGTGGACCACCTTCGTCGGCACCCGCGAATGCGCCGACACCATGCCGGTATATCCGGACGGGCGCACCCGCGCCTATCGCGCGTTGCACGCCTTTCCCGAGCTGGGCAAGGCCGAGCTGGTCGCGCGCCGCCACGAAGGCCTGATCGGCGGCTGGATGCCGGCGGTGCGCAAGGTGGTGCCGGCCGGCGAGGGCCGCTACTACGACGTGCTGCTGTTCGCCGACGTGCTCGCCACCGACCGCTTCATCGTGCAGACCTGGCACCGCAGCGCGCTGGTCGAGCACGGCCAGGTGACCAAGGTGGTGTACGGCTACAGCTATCCCGACTATCCGCCGCGGCGCGGCCCGCGCAGCGCCGAGGACTTCTACCGCGGCCTGCTGGCCTTCGCCGGCTACTGGCAGGGCCTGCTTGCCGACACCGTGCAGGCGCAACTGCCCGACGCCAGCTGGAGCGACATGGCGCGTTTTGCCTTCGCCCGCGAACTGGTGGTGCGCCCCGGCGGCACCTATCCGAAGTACGGCGCGGTCGATCGCGACTACTACGGCAACGAATACGACGGCTTCCAGGACACCTTCACCAGCTCGCTGTACGCGAACCTGGAGTGGGGCCGCTTCGCCCAGGCCGCGGCGGTGCTGGACGGCTACTTCAGCGACTTCGTGCAGGACGACGGCATGGTCAACATGCGCGGCGCGGAGACCGGCCAGTTCGGCCTGACCCTGTCGCTGCTGGCGCGCTACCTGCGCTACACCGGCGATGCGGCGTTGCTGCGCAAGCACCGCGGCAAGATCGAAGCGACGGTGCAGGTGCTGCTGGAGCTGCACGACGCCAGCCTCAAGCTGCCAGCCAAAACGCCCGGGTACGGCCTGATCCATGGCTGGAACGAATCCGATGCGTGTCTGTTCCCTGATCCGACCCTGTGGTGGAAGCCGTACTACGCCAACAGCGCGCTGGCGATCCGCGGCTGGCAGGACATCGCCGCAGTGTGGACCGCGATCGCCGGGCCGGGCGCGCAAGCTGTCGCGACGCAGTGGCAGCGGCGCGCGCAGCAACTGACCGCGCAACTGCACAAGACCCTTCGCGCCAATATCCGTCGTGACCTCAAGCCGGCCTACATCGGCCCGCTGCCGGGAGTGAAGCTGACCTTCCGCCAGTCGCTGCAGCAGGAGAGCCCCAGCGAACAGGGCTGGCCGCACCGCGCCTATGCCGAACTGCTGCAGGCCGACGTGCTGCCCAACGACCTCGCGCACCTGGTCATCGATTGTGTGCGCGGCCATGGCGGCACCAGCCTTGGCGTGGTCGGCAACATCGCGCCGCCGACGCCGGAAGGGCGCGACCTGCTCGGTTTCATTTCCTACGGCTACGCGCAGCAGCTGTTGCGCCTGGACCGGATCGAGGAATACCTGCTGTTCCTGTACGCGCACCGCTACCACGTGCACACGCGCGGCAGCTGGACCGCGGGCGAGGTCAGCGGCATCACCGGCGGCATGCCGCTGTTCTGCATTCCGGCGCAGATGACCATCCCGCTGCTGCTGCGCTGGATGCTGGTGTTCGAGGACAGCGCCGGCGAAGAGCTGTTCCTGGCGCGTGCGCTGCCGCGCGAGTGGCTGGGTAGCGGCGAGGAGATCGCGATCGCCGCCGCGCCGACCCGCTGGGGCGCGGTGTCGCTGACGCTGCGCGGCGATCCGGCGCGCAAGCGCATCGACGGCACGCTGACCCTGCCGGCGCAGGCGCCGGCGCGGACCTGGCTGACCCTGCGCGTGCCGGCCGGCACGCAGCTGCGCGAGGTGCTGATCGATGGGCGCGCGGTGGCCTTGTCGGGGCCGCGCAACGAGCGCGTGCAGGTGCCCGCCGGCGCGGCGCGGGAAATGACGATTTCGGCCGCCTACGGCTGA
- a CDS encoding DUF5597 domain-containing protein: MLLPLLAHAEDMPRYVSRDGHHALFVDGAPYSIMAAQLHNSSAWPQVLPQALDAVQALHANTVEAPVYWEQFEPEPGRYDYRNVDALVEQSRARGLRLIVLWFGTWKNGQMHYVPEWIKRDPATYPRMRDAKGEPVDVLSPHAPANVQADARAFAALMQHLRKIDAGRYTVIAVQVQNEPGAIGTVRDHGDAGERAFDAAVPAEVLQRLGKPAGSWSQVFGSDAEEMFSAWSNASYIQQVAAAGKAAYPLPLYVNTWLRYKGRTKPGEEYPAGGATWNVFELWRLATPAIDFIGTDIYTSDYDEYTKVVGQYARADNPAWVSETGFEAATAPYHFHVLGRGGIGFSVFGIDGNEDTPENQAAIAAHAAGFGLLAPLQRELAAGAFAGTLQAAVEKAGVPKQSLRFGPWQAQVSFGAPGWGEAPALLPGTPQHDGRVLVQELQPNVFLVTGFNSRVEFVRDRADGKYGQLLRVEQGRYVDGQWRFVRLLNGDETDYGLNFRRSDPYVLRVTVGTY, from the coding sequence ATGCTGCTGCCGCTGCTCGCCCACGCCGAAGACATGCCGCGCTACGTCAGCCGCGACGGCCACCACGCGCTGTTCGTCGATGGCGCGCCGTACAGCATCATGGCCGCGCAGCTGCACAACTCCAGCGCCTGGCCGCAGGTGTTGCCGCAGGCCTTGGACGCGGTGCAGGCGCTGCATGCGAACACGGTCGAGGCGCCGGTGTACTGGGAACAGTTCGAGCCGGAGCCGGGCCGCTACGACTACCGCAACGTCGACGCGCTGGTCGAGCAGAGCCGCGCGCGCGGGCTGCGTTTGATCGTGCTGTGGTTCGGCACCTGGAAGAACGGGCAGATGCACTACGTGCCGGAATGGATCAAGCGCGATCCGGCCACGTATCCGCGCATGCGCGACGCCAAGGGCGAGCCGGTGGATGTGTTGTCGCCGCATGCGCCGGCCAATGTGCAGGCCGACGCGCGCGCCTTCGCCGCGCTGATGCAGCACCTGCGCAAGATCGACGCCGGCCGCTACACGGTGATCGCGGTGCAGGTGCAGAACGAGCCCGGCGCGATCGGCACCGTGCGCGACCATGGCGACGCCGGCGAGCGCGCGTTCGATGCCGCGGTGCCGGCGGAAGTGCTGCAGCGGCTGGGCAAGCCGGCCGGCAGCTGGAGTCAGGTGTTCGGAAGCGATGCCGAGGAGATGTTCAGCGCCTGGAGCAACGCCAGCTACATCCAGCAGGTCGCCGCCGCAGGCAAGGCCGCGTACCCGCTGCCGCTGTACGTGAACACCTGGCTGCGCTACAAGGGCCGCACCAAGCCCGGCGAGGAATACCCGGCCGGCGGCGCCACCTGGAACGTGTTCGAACTGTGGCGCCTGGCCACGCCGGCGATCGACTTCATCGGCACCGACATCTACACCAGCGACTACGACGAATACACCAAGGTGGTCGGCCAGTACGCGCGCGCCGACAACCCGGCCTGGGTCTCGGAGACCGGTTTCGAGGCAGCCACCGCGCCGTACCACTTCCACGTGCTCGGCCGCGGCGGCATCGGTTTCTCGGTGTTCGGCATCGATGGCAACGAGGACACGCCGGAGAACCAGGCTGCGATCGCCGCGCATGCGGCCGGCTTCGGGCTGCTCGCGCCGTTGCAGCGCGAACTGGCCGCCGGCGCCTTCGCCGGCACCTTGCAGGCGGCGGTGGAGAAGGCGGGGGTGCCCAAGCAGAGCCTGCGCTTCGGGCCCTGGCAGGCGCAGGTGTCGTTCGGCGCGCCGGGCTGGGGCGAGGCGCCGGCGCTCCTGCCCGGCACGCCGCAGCACGATGGTCGCGTGCTGGTGCAGGAACTGCAGCCGAACGTGTTCCTGGTCACAGGTTTCAACTCCCGCGTTGAATTTGTGCGCGACCGGGCCGATGGCAAGTACGGGCAACTGCTGCGCGTGGAGCAGGGCCGCTATGTCGATGGCCAGTGGCGGTTCGTGCGCCTGTTGAACGGCGACGAGACCGACTACGGGCTCAACTTCCGGCGCAGCGATCCCTACGTGCTGCGGGTGACCGTGGGAACCTACTGA